The following are encoded together in the Salvia hispanica cultivar TCC Black 2014 chromosome 6, UniMelb_Shisp_WGS_1.0, whole genome shotgun sequence genome:
- the LOC125191866 gene encoding cold-responsive protein kinase 1-like yields the protein MSCFTVCCRQKISSPKKRTTDINEEIFSSVEDAKLYSYRELQIATQSFNESNKIGEGGFGLVYKGRLKDGSLVAIKVLSAQSEQGVKEFLNEIVSISGVEHENLVKLYGCCTEGGHRILVYGYLENNSLARTLLGGRASRVQFTWKIRSQICIGVAQGLAFLHEEVRPHIIHRDIKASNVLLDKDFKAKISDFGLAKLFPTNATHISTRVAGTHGYLAPEYAIRGKLTRKADVYSFGVLLMEIVSGRSHRDKRLPAGAQNLLEMAWTLYEKGLLSELVDSSVEGEANIDEACRYLKIGFLCTQVMPKTRPAMSEVAKMLKGEIDVDDENITKPALVTQLLGLTSSSYEPHGSSSGWGTPDGSSPLQVTNVSHGTMTFSSIYDRSN from the exons ATGAGTTGCTTCACCGTTTGCTGTAGGCAAAAAATATCTTCACCTAAGAAGCGAACAACAGATATAAACGAAG AAATTTTTTCAAGCGTTGAAGATGCTAAGCTGTACAGTTACAGAGAATTACAAATAGCTACTCAAAGTTTTAATGAGTCTAACAAGATTGGCGAAGGCGGCTTTGGTTTGGTCTACAAG GGAAGGCTAAAAGACGGCTCTTTAGTGGCTATAAAGGTTCTCTCTGCCCAGTCAGAGCAAGGCGTGAAGGAATTTTTGAATGAGATAGTCTCGATATCAGGAGTCGAACATGAAAACCTCGTCAAGTTGTACGGTTGCTGCACGGAAGGGGGCCACAGAATCTTGGTATACGGCTATCTCGAAAATAATAGCCTTGCTCGAACTCTTCTAG GAGGACGAGCCAGCCGTGTTCAGTTCACGTGGAAAATACGGTCTCAGATCTGCATAGGGGTGGCACAAGGACTCGCCTTCCTTCATGAGGAAGTCCGGCCTCATATCATTCACAGAGATATAAAAGCAAGCAATGTACTCCTTGACAAAGATTTCAAGGCAAAGATTTCAGATTTCGGTTTGGCGAAGCTTTTCCCGACCAACGCGACGCACATCAGCACACGTGTTGCTGGGACACA TGGTTATTTAGCCCCAGAATATGCGATTCGTGGAAAGCTGACACGGAAAGCAGACGTGTACAGCTTTGGCGTTCTCCTAATGGAAATCGTCAGCGGAAGGAGCCACAGAGACAAGAGATTACCAGCCGGAGCACAAAATCTCCTTGAAATG GCGTGGACTCTATACGAGAAGGGCCTGCTGTCCGAGCTGGTCGATTCATCGGTGGAGGGGGAGGCCAACATTGACGAGGCTTGCAGATATCTCAAGATCGGGTTTCTATGCACCCAAGTGATGCCCAAAACGCGCCCCGCCATGTCTGAGGTCGCGAAAATGTTGAAAGGCGAGATAGATGTGGACGATGAGAACATCACGAAGCCGGCCCTAGTGACGCAGCTGCTGGGTCTGACGAGCTCGAGCTACGAACCACACGGATCATCGTCAGGCTGGGGAACACCAGATGGGTCTTCTCCATTACAAGTTACAAATGTGTCGCATGGTACCATGACTTTCAGTTCAATATATGATCGGAGTAATTAA
- the LOC125192771 gene encoding uncharacterized protein LOC125192771 produces MDGNHGQEIMKIGMTEIEDANNETDLETNYNSEASIGDKRKRDGKLRSEVWLHFTKVIQEDGTCEKCQCNHCRKLFTCSSRSGTTHLKRHIDARICPVYKKDKDKTVTISSYPRNGPIPWKYETSAQQCLDVEAEMLPPERLGNLELQSFKTAEDDYGTPAPLRSKLPQQPAGKSQPRGDAWMNEFRTCVAKLVELNSGKVPVLSPQPLAICAPDHSLSAALKSLNEMEDIPQSSEMYLDAFEILQDAGERECFVCLPPEPRRRWLQRILHRRHPLRYSPNM; encoded by the exons ATG gacgGAAATCATGGCCAGGAAATCATGAAGATTGGGATGACTGAA ATAGAAGATGCGAATAATGAAACTGATCTGGAGACAAACTACAATTCCGAAGCAAGCATTGGGGACAAGCGGAAGCGAGATGGGAAGTTGAGATCCGAAGTTTGGCTGCATTTCACGAAGGTTATCCAGGAGGACGGAACATGTGAGAAATGCCAGTGTAATCACTGCCGGAAGCTGTTCACTTGTTCGAGCAGAAGTGGGACGACTCATCTGAAACGCCACATAGACGCCCGGATCTGCCCCGTCTATAAGAAAGACAAGGATAAGACGGTAACAATATCGAGCTATCCAAGAAACGGCCCTATTCCATGGAAATACGAAACCTCCGCCCAACAATGCTTGGATGTTGAGGCCGAAATGCTACCGCCGGAGAGGCTTGGTAATCTTGAACTTCAGTCGTTCAAGACAGCCGAAGATGACTATGGAACTCCAGCGCCTTTACGGAGTAAACTCCCTCAGCAACCTGCAGGGAAGTCTCAGCCAAGAGGAGACGCATGGATGAATGAATTCAGGACGTGTGTAGCTAAGCTCGTGGAGCTGAATAGCGGGAAGGTTCCAGTGCTATCGCCTCAGCCATTGGCAATTTGTGCTCCTGATCACTCGTTATCTGCTGCTCTCAAATCATTGAACGAGATGGAGGATATCCCTCAGTCGAGCGAGATGTACTTGGATGCTTTCGAGATTTTGCAGGATGCTGGAGAAAGAGAGTGCTTCGTGTGCTTGCCCCCGGAGCCGCGCAGGCGCTGGCTGCAGCGAATCCTGCATCGTCGTCATCCCCTGCGCTATAGCCCGAATATGTGA